A window from Gossypium raimondii isolate GPD5lz chromosome 7, ASM2569854v1, whole genome shotgun sequence encodes these proteins:
- the LOC105796414 gene encoding heavy metal-associated isoprenylated plant protein 39 isoform X2, producing the protein MDMKAKQLTVIGTVDPVNVVSKLRKYWPTDIVSVGPAKEPEKKEPKKEEPKKEEEPKKEEPKKEEEQKKEEPKKEEPKKEEPKKEEEKKKEEEKKPLPLPPPDPVLELVKAYKAYNPHMTTYYYVQSMEENPNACVIC; encoded by the coding sequence ATGGATATGAAGGCAAAGCAGTTGACAGTGATTGGAACAGTTGATCCAGTAAACGTGGTGAGCAAATTACGCAAGTACTGGCCAACTGACATAGTATCAGTGGGGCCAGCAAAAGAGCCAGAGAAGAAGGAGCCAAAGAAGGAAGAACCCAAGAAAGAGGAGGAGCCAAAGAAAGAAGAACCCAAGAAGGAAGAAGAGCAGAAGAAAGAAGAGCCTAAGAAGGAAGAACCAAAAAAGGAAGAACCCAAgaaagaggaagagaagaagaaggaagAGGAGAAAAAGCCACTGCCATTGCCACCCCCAGACCCTGTTTTGGAGCTTGTCAAGGCCTACAAGGCCTACAATCCTCATATGACCACTTACTACTACGTTCAAAGCATGGAAGAGAATCCCAATGCTTGTGTTATTTGTTAA